In Microvenator marinus, one genomic interval encodes:
- a CDS encoding prolyl oligopeptidase family serine peptidase — protein MKYTLLLALIISSCATSPRPTPQEQPTLNAPQTQDLLARRQDIVETIHGVEVQDPYRWLENWEDPEVKAWTNAQDAHTRSVLQALPVTSKLMERFSELYYVDSIQPPVRRGTRYFYVRRHADREKMVYYFREGREGEEQLLLDPNTLSEDGSVSVGFAVASHDGEKLAYSLKENNADESTLYVMNVADRSVSEIDVIPGMKYGRPAWTADSTGFYYVHLPPAEDGNIADRPGLAEVRYHTLGTSYKEDPLIREATRDARIFTGIDLSRDGRFLVHYLWTGWHKSEVFIKDLEGGGDFVPAVEGRDSLYSMVVHDKNIYVLTNEGAPRFRVMKASALKPERDAWKEFIPEFEDGAVIENIQIIGGKLVVVLTRDVVSDILIYELDGTLVRDIELPGPGVSLGMTGNPEDDEAYFSFQSFTQPQRIYRTSIATGVTSLWNEVQVPVDPSPYMVEQVFYPSKDGTKIPMFIVRRKDIKFDGSTPTLLYGYGGFSVNQLPYFRASIYPWLEAGGVWAVANLRGGGEYGQAWHHAGIREKKQNVFDDFIAAAEYLIANGYTAPEKLAIRGGSNGGLLVGAVMAQRPELFGAVVCAVPLLDMVRYHLFGSGKTWTTEYGDPEVAEDFRVLHAYSPYHQLEVGQKYPAFLMLAADSDDRVDPMHARKFTAALQHAQGGDAPVLLRLERNSGHGGADKIRSFVESDAETYAFLMHVFNM, from the coding sequence ATGAAGTATACATTGCTGCTAGCGCTCATTATTTCGAGCTGCGCCACATCCCCACGTCCCACTCCTCAGGAGCAACCCACCTTGAACGCGCCTCAAACCCAAGACTTGCTCGCTCGTCGCCAAGACATCGTCGAAACCATCCACGGAGTCGAAGTTCAAGACCCCTATCGCTGGCTCGAGAATTGGGAAGACCCCGAGGTCAAGGCGTGGACCAACGCACAGGATGCCCACACGCGCTCAGTACTTCAGGCGCTCCCCGTGACCTCAAAACTCATGGAGCGCTTCTCGGAGCTCTACTATGTAGATTCCATTCAGCCACCGGTGCGCCGAGGCACCCGCTACTTCTACGTGCGCCGACACGCCGACCGCGAAAAAATGGTCTACTACTTTCGCGAAGGGCGCGAAGGCGAAGAACAACTCCTCCTTGACCCAAACACGCTTAGTGAAGACGGCTCCGTCTCTGTTGGCTTTGCGGTGGCTTCACATGACGGGGAGAAACTCGCGTATTCGCTGAAGGAGAACAACGCCGACGAATCCACGCTCTACGTCATGAACGTGGCCGACCGCAGCGTTTCCGAAATCGACGTGATTCCCGGAATGAAATACGGAAGACCCGCGTGGACCGCCGATTCCACCGGGTTCTACTACGTACACCTACCGCCCGCCGAGGACGGCAATATCGCCGACCGTCCCGGGCTAGCCGAGGTCCGCTACCACACGCTGGGAACCTCCTATAAAGAAGACCCGCTGATTCGTGAGGCCACACGGGACGCAAGAATTTTTACGGGTATCGATCTCAGCCGAGATGGGCGATTTCTAGTCCATTATCTTTGGACCGGATGGCATAAGTCTGAGGTCTTTATTAAGGATCTTGAGGGCGGTGGCGACTTTGTTCCAGCTGTCGAAGGCCGCGATAGCCTCTACTCGATGGTGGTGCATGATAAAAATATTTATGTGCTCACCAACGAAGGTGCTCCCAGATTTAGAGTGATGAAGGCTTCCGCTTTGAAGCCAGAACGCGATGCGTGGAAGGAATTCATCCCAGAGTTTGAAGACGGCGCCGTAATCGAAAACATCCAGATCATCGGCGGAAAGCTTGTTGTGGTCCTTACCCGTGATGTGGTCAGCGATATCCTCATCTACGAGCTCGACGGCACCCTGGTGCGAGATATCGAGCTTCCGGGCCCAGGTGTTTCGCTGGGCATGACGGGTAACCCCGAGGACGACGAGGCCTACTTCTCCTTCCAGTCCTTTACCCAACCACAACGCATCTACAGAACCTCCATCGCCACTGGGGTCACAAGCCTCTGGAATGAAGTGCAGGTCCCCGTCGATCCCTCACCGTACATGGTCGAGCAGGTTTTCTATCCGTCCAAAGACGGCACAAAAATCCCCATGTTCATCGTGCGTCGAAAGGACATCAAGTTCGACGGGAGCACGCCCACACTTCTCTACGGTTACGGCGGCTTTAGCGTCAATCAGCTGCCTTACTTTCGGGCGAGCATCTATCCTTGGCTCGAGGCGGGCGGCGTTTGGGCCGTGGCCAATTTAAGGGGAGGCGGAGAGTATGGTCAGGCGTGGCACCACGCGGGCATTAGAGAGAAAAAGCAAAACGTCTTTGACGACTTTATCGCCGCCGCCGAATACCTCATCGCCAATGGCTATACGGCCCCAGAAAAGCTCGCCATTCGTGGTGGTTCTAACGGCGGTCTACTCGTGGGCGCCGTGATGGCGCAACGCCCCGAACTCTTTGGTGCCGTGGTATGCGCCGTGCCGCTCTTGGATATGGTGCGATACCACCTCTTTGGAAGTGGGAAAACGTGGACCACCGAGTACGGCGACCCCGAAGTCGCCGAAGACTTTCGCGTGCTCCATGCCTATTCACCCTACCACCAGCTCGAAGTAGGCCAGAAATACCCGGCATTCCTCATGTTGGCGGCCGATAGCGACGACCGCGTGGACCCGATGCACGCCCGAAAGTTTACCGCCGCCCTTCAGCACGCGCAGGGCGGTGACGCGCCTGTACTCCTTCGCCTGGAGCGCAACTCAGGGCACGGAGGCGCCGACAAAATCCGGTCCTTTGTGGAATCCGACGCCGAGACCTACGCCTTCCTTATGCACGTCTTCAATATGTAG